A genomic window from Gimesia sp. includes:
- a CDS encoding DNA-directed RNA polymerase subunit alpha C-terminal domain-containing protein, translating into MSVRTVNCLETNKVATIGELAQMTQEELMKIPNFGEMTLSECIDHLDRLKVPHPEWSLSRKQMKKKS; encoded by the coding sequence ATGAGTGTGCGCACTGTTAACTGTCTTGAGACAAACAAGGTCGCCACGATCGGGGAGTTGGCTCAGATGACTCAGGAGGAGTTGATGAAGATTCCTAACTTTGGGGAGATGACTTTAAGTGAGTGTATTGATCATCTGGATCGCCTGAAGGTTCCTCATCCTGAATGGAGTCTTTCTCGTAAGCAGATGAAGAAGAAGAGTTAG